One Pochonia chlamydosporia 170 chromosome 5, whole genome shotgun sequence DNA segment encodes these proteins:
- a CDS encoding temperature dependent protein affecting m2 dsRNA replication domain-containing protein yields the protein MPLLIEDTWINGQATSFDLTELEDCAIAVDATYYLSQLLDTSPAHEPLLSALGGLTGIQTHINENLDLWDKNRIHPFFIFDGQSITGQDDVGLKRRRAANKKTDEAWDLYSRSEAEQAVATFGANAGAYIIQNLYPLLQGILKKRGLHFLVPPYNACAQLSYFEMIDSNQCAGVMGPQELLLYPIKDSIIRGLDFEANKVTALSKKKVMRGLGVAEPMFIDALLMSGTTFLPTFPPLLDASMYPSHYTIMDAVNILRTSDKAVANACASFNDILQAQDANWLDKFRKARMAVHHFIYIAENGDVVVNDSERLTKDNHEYLGLQLPAELFHYLNTGLIGARNLNSITHGQIVVQPTLDGVVSDEYKNLVTTKLVPIKEQALSLMIPRVHRGIGHKDIILRVWFDPKFSHTINHRAQQPPPSQQVGTWDVKESDVRSVFPAGFAGPIYLEVLALANSEFVAKTIAKESKIRGIDTLEMVSSVAIWRFLHLRGYVNDSHTLTKWGNALATTLLTLKDAAENRPEVPGLDEAALLAFELVRHGVLGAKHQENIAGLPRRGTDEDKSSLVLISQCATLLKLRHQVYGYTGPLNKSLLAFRSQSSAVREVDRDLIEAIVASMFMYGQSKRDREDYLEISQRLPFLQEPDIGLGIAVRTFFDEDDASHSKEKRNERLEEFPKTFVPFAEALTDDFRICVDFVNALNQGMQILGPDELPAADKAAWTKAQAYLDARPF from the exons ATGCCAC TTCTCATTGAGGATACCTGGATCAATGGCCAGGCAAC TTCTTTCGATCTTACTGAGCTTGAAGACTGCGCCATCGCCGTCGATGCGACATACTACCTGagccagctcctcgacaCGTCCCCTGCCCATGAGCCGCTGTTGTCAGCTCTCGGTGGCCTTACTGGCATTCAGACACACATCAACGAGAATCTTGATCTTTGGGATAAGAACCGCATACATCCATTCTTTATCTTCGATGGCCAGTCGATCACAGGCCAGGACGACGTTGGTCTCAAGCGAAGGCGAGCCGCAAACAAGAAGACGGACGAGGCGTGGGACCTGTACTCGAGATCAGAAGCTGAGCAAGCTGTGGCAACCTTTGGGGCAAATGCAG GCGCATATATCATACAAAATCTGTACCCTCTGTTGCAAGggattttgaagaagagaggtCTCCATTTTCTGGTTCCTCCGTACAATGCATGCGCTCAG CTATCGTACTTTGAGATGATTGATTCCAACCAATGTGCTGGCGTCATGGGCCCtcaagagcttcttctctATCCCATCAAGGACTCCATCATTCGTGGGCTCGATTTTGAGGCAAACAAGGTAACGGCCctttccaagaagaaggtaaTGCGCGGTCTCGGTGTGGCAGAACCCATGTTCATTGACGCACTGCTCATGAGTGGCACTACCTTCCTTCCCACTTTTCCGCCTCTGTTAGATGCGTCGATGTACCCCAGTCATTACACCATAATGGATGCCGTTAATATCCTGAGGACCTCCGACAAAGCAGTGGCGAATGCTTGTGCCTCCTTCAATGACATCCTACAGGCTCAAGATGCCAACTGGCTGGACAAATTCAGGAAGGCACGAATGGCCGTTCACCACTTCATCTATATTGCGGAAAACGGAGACGTTGTTGTCAACGACTCTGAACGCCTCACCAAGGACAATCACGAGTATCTCGGTCTCCAACTGCCTGCAGAACTCTTCCATTACCTCAACACGGGTTTGATAGGCGCACGCAATCTGAACAGTATAACGCACGGTCAGATTGTTGTGCAACCTACACTGGATGGCGTGGTATCCGACGAGTACAAGAACCTTGTCACCACGAAGTTAGTTCCAATCAAGGAACAGGCTCTTAGCCTGATGATTCCCCGAGTTCACCGTGGCATTGGTCACAAAGACATCATTTTGCGCGTCTGGTTCGACCCTAAATTCTCCCACACGATTAACCATCGTGCTCAACAACCGCCTCCTTCGCAACAGGTCGGCACTTGGGACGTAAAGGAGAGCGACGTGCGCAGTGTCTTCCCTGCAGGATTTGCTGGTCCCATTTACCTGGAAGTCTTGGCGCTCGCTAATTCCGAGTTTGTGGCAAAGACTATTGCCAAGGAATCCAAGATTCGGGGCATTGACACCTTGGAAATGGTGTCTTCTGTTGCTATATGGCGTTTCTTACATCTGAGAGGCTATGTGAACGACTCCCATACACTGACGAAATGGGGTAATGCGTTGGCGACGACCTTATTGACCCTTAAAGACGCTGCCGAGAACCGACCTGAGGTTCCTGGTCTCGACGAGGCAGCTCTCCTTGCTTTTGAGTTGGTTCGACACGGCGTACTAGGAGCTAAGCATCAGGAAAACATTGCTGGTTTACCCCGCAGAGGAACTGACGAAGACAAATCAAGCTTGGTGTTGATCAGCCAATGTGCAACACTACTGAAGCTGCGCCATCAGGTTTATGGATACACTGGACCTCTTAACAAGAGTCTACTAGCATTCCGCTCTCAGTCCTCGGCTGTCCGCGAGGTAGATCGTGATTTGATTGAAGCTATTGTGGCGTCCATGTTTATGTACGGCCAGAGcaagagagacagagaggaTTACCTCGAGATTAGCCAAAG GCTACCCTTCTTGCAGGAACCCGATATTGGATTGGGAATTGCTGTCCGAACGTTCTttgatgaggacgatgctTCTCACAGCAAGGAGAAGCGAAATGAACGGCTGGAGGAATTCCCCAAGACTTTTGTGCCATTTGCCGAGGCCTTGACGGATGACTTCCGAATCTGCGTGGATTTCGTCAATGCTCTGAATCAGGGCATGCAGATTCTTGGCCCCGATGAGCTTCCTGCGGCGGACAAAGCAGCATGGACCAAGGCACAGGCTTATCTTGACGCTCGGCCATTCTGA
- a CDS encoding ATP-dependent DNA ligase domain-containing protein (similar to Magnaporthe oryzae 70-15 XP_003710720.1) encodes MPIPFVLVCDLLDECHRLSITNASNTRAVVDWFSRHRGRLDAHDANLAALLSTLLPEKRTDRVYCIKAPTLEKIIGRALMLGSSRIAELALYKQPGQGADLAECAERILTTTVSPSPGPYFGTNDLTRCQPNPMCNENLRITVEEIDEVMHGLASKIKWSSPSIRNSQATMTLRGRCDLEDVYRRLSAREAKWFTRLVLKDYQPLILDSQLVYRCCDSALPLILKAQEDFATAIQTLQTAKGNMLPNSVKPTARRDRILATVKPKLGVKVGRQNWFKGRSIKHCIDMGHGRMSVEQKIDGEYCQVHIEVVGGKPRVQIFSKSGKDSTEDRCKLHGVIIKSLGFGTPHCQVRTDCIFEGELVVYNDEENKIMPFHKIRNHVARRGRFMDVDMDSPPRSYENLMIIYYDILLLNDQSLLGTRHSERFKMLERTIQCETGRAELVKRTLVDFHRPTAASELRKAFANVITSKGEGLVLKPDDPYFNFQADDRRNSGLCIKLKKEYIGNFGDVGDFAVVGAGFNPTKAKTYKIPNLRWTVFYVGCLNNKEEVKRWNAKPEFTVVSAVEITEPLLKSFISHCHPVSVSLEKNDATKLHIPRGIEADAPLRVAFQKPAVFDLRCFSFDKPGNMGFWTLRFPVVSKIHFDREYTDTVTFDELQQMAKEARATPDLEDSQENLQWIAKLEGADPRGRAVDAVSQLTATTLATPSPCSSRTPRSPVMLRSLSKSPEIIRSCHVSQKISVTSSASLITPPTSSPVAEDIKTPEPRSKRKSAILSSQCANSASKRRRSDIIPSSPVSGSRKPRKPLEDVDGNASQVSATPSLSFVTTAAGLDQSVDLSNLVSSTQETQKNMTVAEQNDCENLAGSEISCEISCTPITISSEEASQTNRSSQVNNGCQFAGNKCHLLDHTILLPSGALGQSTERTALLNSHGVSGFAVPMDDWLMQNNHGATLGNKSPQVILLVDTVNKARETKDVLADVERVRKTLPRKTRGWIAVYDWRMLRNLQVMEDEEAKDKYYDGFHDPWRRWYCGIV; translated from the exons GTTCTCGTGTGTGACTTGCTGGACGAATGTCACCGactctccatcaccaacgcaTCCAATACACGAGCTGTTGTGGATTGGTTTTCTCGGCATCGAGGTCGTCTTGATGCCCACGATGCTAATCTTGCTGCATTGCTTTCCACCTTGCTACCAGAAAAGCGAACAGATCGGGTGTATTGTATCAAAGCACCAACACTGGAGAAGATCATTGGGAGAGCCTTGATGCTGGGATCATCCCGAATCGCCGAACTGGCTTTGTACAAACAACCTGGACAGGGTGCCGATCTGGCTGAATGTGCTGAACGAATACTTACAACAACTGTCAGTCCTAGCCCTGGTCCCTATTTTGGAACCAATGACCTAACTCGTTGCCAGCCAAACCCGATGTGCAATGAAAATCTCCGAATCACCGTCGAAGAAATTGATGAGGTGATGCACGGGCTGGCATCCAAGATCAAATGGAGCTCCCCATCTATCCGCAATTCGCAAGCCACCATGACCCTGAGGGGCAGATGCGATCTAGAAGATGTCTATCGTCGACTCTCTGCTCGTGAGGCCAAGTGGTTTACCCGGCTTGTCCTCAAAGACTACCAGCCTCTCATTTTGGATTCTCAGCTTGTATATCGGTGCTGCGACTCAGCTCTGCCTCTGATCCTCAAGGCCCAGGAAGATTTCGCCACTGCTATTCAAACACTTCAAACAGCCAAAGGAAACATGCTCCCCAATTCTGTTAAGCCAACCGCGAGGAGGGATCGTATCCTCGCCACAGTTAAGCCAAAACTGGGAGTCAAGGTTGGCAGACAGAACTGGTTCAAGGGCCGCAGCATCAAGCATTGCATAGACATGGGCCATGGTCGCATGAGCGTCGAGCAGAAGATTGACGGAGAGTACTGCCAGGTACACATTGAAGTAGTAGGTGGGAAACCTCGCGTTCAGATCTTTTCCAAGAGTGGTAAGGATAGTACGGAGGATAGGTGCAAACTCCACGG AGTGATAATCAAGTCTCTCGGATTCGGCACACCACACTGCCAGGTGCGCACCGATTGCATTTTTGAAGGAGAACTTGTTGTGTACAATGACGAG GAGAATAAGATAATGCCATTTCATAAGATCAGGAACCATGTAGCGAGACGGGGCCGCTTCATGGATGTGGATATGGACTCACC GCCACGTTCCTATGAAAACCTCATGATTATATACTACGACATTCTACTCCTTAACGATCAATCGTTGCTAGGAACTCGTCACTCAGAAAGGTTCAAGATGCTGGAACGAACTATACAATGCGAGACTGGTCGGGCAGAGTTGGTAAAACGTACTCTTGTCGACTTTCATCGCCCAACTGCTGCATCAGAGCTAAGAAAAGcctttgccaatgtcattACTAGCAAAGGGGAGGGACTAGTCCTTAAACCAGACGACCCCTATTTCAACTTCCAAGCCGATGACCGACGTAACTCTGGTCTATGCATCAAACTCAAAAAGGAATACATTGGCAATTTTGGAGATGTGGGAGATTTTGCCGTCGTTGGCGCCGGTTTCAACCCTACGAAGGCCAAAACGTACAAAATTCCCAATCTTCGGTGGACCGTATTCTACGTCGGCTGCTTGAATAACAAGGAAGAAGTCAAACGTTGGAATGCTAAGCCAGAATTTACAGTGGTCAGCGCTGTCGAGATTACGGAACCGCTTCTCAAAAGCTTCATCTCTCACTGTCATCCCGTCTCGGTttctttggagaagaatgatGCAACAAAATTGCACATCCCGAGGGGCATCGAAGCTGATGCTCCGTTGAGAGTGGCGTTCCAGAAACCTGCAGTTTTCGATTTGAGGTGCTTCAGCTTTGATAAACCTGGAAACATGGGGTTTTGGACGTTGCGGTTCCCTGTTGTTTCAAAGATACATTTTGACAGAGAGTACACTGACACGGTTACATTTGATGAGCTTCAACAAATGGCCAAAGAGGCCAGAGCCACCCCAGATCTGGAAGATAGCCAGGAAAACCTTCAGTGGATTGCGAAGCTTGAAGGAGCAGACCCCAGAGGACGCGCAGTCGATGCCGTCAGCCAGCTTACTGCTACAACGTTGGCTACGCCGTCGCCTTGTAGTTCGAGGACACCTAGATCACCGGTGATGCTTCGATCGTTAAGTAAAAGCCCCGAAATAATCAGATCCTGCCATGTCAGTCAAAAAATATCTGTCACTTCAAGCGCATCCCTCATCACTCCTcccacttcttctccagtAGCGGAGGACATCAAAACGCCAGAACCAAGATCCAAACGCAAATCGGCCATATTGTCTTCGCAATGCGCAAATTCTGCCTCAAAACGCCGCCGTTCGGACATCATTCCATCGTCACCAGTATCAGGGTCTAGGAAGCCCCGGAAACCTCTAGAAGATGTGGATGGTAATGCCTCACAGGTGTCCGCCACGCCCAGCTTGTCCTTTGTTACCACCGCCGCCGGGCTTGACCAGTCCGTGGATCTCAGCAATCTCGTGTCTTCAACACAAGAAACGCAGAAAAATATGACTGTGGCAGAACAAAATGATTGTGAAAACTTGGCGGGGAGTGAAATCAGCTGCGAAATCAGCTGCACCCCTATAACCATATCGTCCGAGGAAGCATCTCAGACAAACCGGTCCTCCCAAGTCAATAATGGGTGCCAATTCGCTGGTAATAAGTGCCATCTGCTTGATCACACAATTTTGCTGCCTTCCGGAGCTTTGGGGCAATCGACAGAGCGGACTGCTTTGTTGAACTCCCATGGCGTATCCGGGTTTGCAGTGCCGATGGATGACTGGTTGATGCAAAACAACCATGGCGCTACTCTGGGGAACAAGTCTCCACAAGTCATTTTGTTGGTTGACACAGTGAACAAGGCGAGAGAGACCAAGGATGTGCTGGCGGATGTGGAACGGGTTCGAAAGACACTACCGCGGAAAACGAGAGGTTGGATAGCTGTCTATGACTGGCGAATGTTGAGGAATCTTCAGGTcatggaagatgaagaagcaaaggaCAAGTACTATGATGGATTTCACGATCCGTGGCGGAGGTGGTACTGTGGAATTGTATAA
- a CDS encoding oxidoreductase, 2OG-Fe(II) oxygenase family (similar to Metarhizium acridum CQMa 102 XP_007812300.1) → MTTSSANIPIIDLSGPQKEVAKQLVDAAAEHGFIYIKNLGDDIPAASVDEAFALSKKLLGAPVEEKQACSIQTNNRGWTSMHAETLDPQNQKVGDFKEAFNFGEFIDNKAQQPIPPTIADDEARFSAFANLCRALCLKILTLLGQGLEVNDFFSSAHFKSPSGSGTILRFLRYPPPSSTSHTADDIRAGAHSDYGSITLLFRLKGQAGLEILKKDGTWAPVPVVPPGTENDPSPPILINIGDLLSYWTNGLFRSTVHRVVFPTNGEHTSVEGETSSEARYSIAFFCHPMDDALLELVPSERVRNFVPEGVVAGNPFAERKVLTAGEHLLMRLKESYGTLYDEKE, encoded by the exons ATGACCACCTCATCCGCAAACATCCCCATCATTGACCTCTCTGGTCCCCAAAAAGAAGTAGCCAAACAACTTGTggacgccgccgccgaacaTGGCTTCATCTACATCAAGAACCTCGGTGACGACATACCCGCCGCCAGTGTCGATGAAGCGTTTGCTCTT TCCAAAAAACTACTCGGAGCTCCTGTAGAAGAGAAACAGGCATGctccatccaaaccaacaaTCGAGGATGGACGAGCATGCATGCCGAGACACTGGATCCCCAGAACCAAAAG GTCGGCGACTTTAAAGA AGCCTTCAACTTTGGCGAGTTCATAGACAACAAAGCGCAGCAGCCCATCCCACCCACAATAGCCGACGATGAAGCTCGGTTTTCAGCATTTGCCAATCTTTGTCGGGCCCTGTGCCTCAAAATACTCACCCTTCTAGGCCAAGGTCTTGAG GTAAACGACTTTTTCTCCTCCGCACACTTCAAATCGCCTTCTGGAAGCGGCACCATCCTCCGCTTCCTTCGCTACCCTCCACCGTCTAGCACATCCCacaccgccgacgacattcGCGCCGGCGCTCACTCCGACTACGGGTCCATCACCCTACTCTTCCGCCTCAAAGGTCAAGCTGGGCTTGAAATCCTCAAAAAGGACGGCACTTGGGCCCCGGTACCTGTGGTGCCGCCCGGTACGGAGAACGATCCCAGCCCTCCTATTCTAATCAACATTGGCGACCTCCTGTCGTATTGGACGAATGGGCTTTTCCGGAGTACGGTTCATAGGGTAGTGTTTCCTACAAATGGGGAGCATACCAGCGTGGAAGGAGAAACAAGCAGCGAGGCACGGTACTCGATTGCCTTCTTTTGCCATCCAATGGATGATGCACTACTGGAACTAGTGCCGAGTGAGCGTGTTCGGAATTTTGTGCCCGAGGGGGTTGTGGCGGGGAATCCGTTCGCGGAAAGGAAGGTATTGACTGCGGGGGAGCATTTACTTATGAGGTTGAAGGAGAGTTATGGAACACTGTATGATGAAAAGGAGTAG